The following proteins are encoded in a genomic region of Variovorax paradoxus:
- a CDS encoding PEP/pyruvate-binding domain-containing protein has translation MSSKYRTLVALSHAVPVPALFALDDAQLAALWPNHGAMRSEAQEVFANVRLTAGAFLDRDLDRLDAVAAPQWADDADARLAAHLAAAGLSAADALAVRSSGGIEDGTAHSFAGIFESVLHVQGIAALKEALAEVWRSAFSRRATVERLRCGLLDAPLEMTVIVQRMVAARWAGVAFSHDPIDGRPEVLIEAVQGVGDALVSGAATSQSVRWGEAGLVGDAPLRDAQEMLVELAAIVRTVEGHLGTAVDVEWACDGERVWVLQARPITSLHTETDDAAHAEWTDLYLAADEDIAAFRPLPGFANYFRSKRRPLALLALAHGVASGTALLVRGNSGGFEDVSCMQALCARFGEDSVVLDFSDGLRQQVLPTGELASRLRQVLGAKASTFVIRDYVRGDWGLITQPTEDGGVLCECSTDGLLAINRGSAQTHAFFIGSDWQASGAQAAAAAPFGAREREQLHRTTHAAVARFGPVQLEWVIGSGQLRLIDFSPIKSLHIAQCDDSHGEEGRRTISPGFAHGAALVVPADRHLEDISIAATVSISHMPSAESLGPAIVRLAERARAGGGSMIVVAPRPYAALAALIPYVSGFVFEQASMLCHLAILLRESQVPAVASRKLYARGLEGESLTIEARAARTSRETA, from the coding sequence ATGTCCTCCAAATATCGAACCCTCGTCGCGCTCTCGCATGCGGTGCCCGTGCCCGCGCTCTTTGCGCTCGACGACGCACAACTGGCCGCGCTCTGGCCCAACCACGGCGCCATGCGCAGCGAGGCGCAAGAGGTGTTCGCTAACGTCCGCCTCACGGCGGGCGCCTTTCTGGACCGCGACCTCGACCGTCTCGATGCCGTGGCCGCGCCGCAATGGGCCGACGATGCGGACGCCCGCTTGGCGGCGCACCTCGCGGCGGCCGGCCTGTCGGCTGCGGATGCCCTGGCGGTGCGCTCTTCCGGCGGCATCGAGGATGGAACCGCCCACAGTTTTGCCGGCATCTTCGAATCCGTGCTGCACGTCCAAGGCATAGCGGCGCTGAAGGAGGCGCTCGCCGAGGTGTGGCGGTCTGCGTTCTCGCGCCGCGCGACGGTCGAGCGACTGCGCTGCGGCCTGCTCGACGCACCGCTGGAAATGACGGTGATCGTGCAGCGCATGGTCGCCGCGCGCTGGGCTGGCGTGGCCTTCAGCCACGATCCCATCGACGGCCGACCCGAGGTGCTGATCGAGGCCGTGCAGGGCGTTGGCGACGCGCTGGTGTCCGGCGCCGCGACCTCGCAGTCGGTGCGCTGGGGCGAGGCAGGCCTCGTCGGCGATGCGCCGTTGCGCGACGCGCAGGAGATGCTGGTCGAACTGGCCGCCATCGTGCGCACGGTCGAGGGGCATCTGGGAACCGCCGTCGACGTCGAATGGGCCTGCGATGGCGAACGCGTGTGGGTGCTGCAGGCGCGGCCGATCACCTCTCTGCACACAGAGACTGACGACGCGGCCCACGCCGAGTGGACCGATCTCTATCTTGCGGCCGACGAAGACATCGCCGCCTTCCGGCCGCTGCCGGGCTTCGCGAACTACTTCCGCTCTAAGCGCCGGCCGCTGGCGCTGCTGGCGCTTGCGCACGGCGTGGCCTCGGGCACGGCGCTGCTGGTGCGCGGTAATTCGGGCGGTTTCGAGGATGTCTCGTGCATGCAGGCGCTCTGCGCGCGCTTCGGCGAGGACAGCGTGGTACTCGACTTTTCCGACGGCCTGCGGCAGCAGGTGCTGCCCACTGGCGAGCTGGCATCGCGCCTGCGCCAGGTGCTGGGCGCAAAGGCATCGACCTTCGTGATCCGCGACTACGTGCGCGGCGACTGGGGGCTCATTACCCAACCGACCGAAGACGGCGGCGTGCTCTGCGAATGTTCCACCGACGGCCTGCTGGCCATCAACCGCGGGTCGGCGCAAACGCACGCGTTCTTCATCGGCAGCGACTGGCAGGCGAGCGGCGCGCAAGCCGCCGCGGCCGCGCCGTTCGGCGCTCGCGAGCGTGAGCAACTGCACCGCACCACCCATGCGGCGGTGGCGCGCTTCGGACCGGTCCAGCTCGAATGGGTGATCGGCTCGGGACAATTGAGGCTGATCGACTTTTCGCCGATCAAGAGCCTGCACATCGCGCAGTGCGACGATAGCCATGGAGAGGAAGGCCGGCGCACGATCTCTCCCGGCTTTGCGCACGGCGCGGCGCTGGTGGTGCCGGCCGACAGGCACTTGGAAGACATCAGCATCGCCGCCACCGTGTCGATCAGCCACATGCCGAGCGCGGAGAGCCTCGGCCCGGCCATCGTTCGCCTGGCCGAGCGCGCACGCGCGGGCGGCGGATCGATGATTGTCGTAGCGCCGCGCCCCTATGCCGCGCTCGCGGCACTCATTCCGTACGTCTCGGGCTTCGTGTTCGAGCAGGCGTCGATGCTGTGCCACCTCGCGATCCTGCTGCGGGAGAGCCAGGTGCCAGCCGTCGCCTCGCGCAAGCTCTACGCACGCGGCCTCGAAGGTGAGAGCCTGACGATCGAGGCTCGCGCGGCCCGCACCAGCCGGGAGACAGCGTGA
- a CDS encoding aspartate aminotransferase family protein: MNQNMTTGRKNAFADRYGTVFGRQQGLMLKMAGLASSECGASGAWIEDSAGAHWLDFGSFGVHLLGHCHPQVVQALTAQAGRMGLSSKILANEPIVTAAERLLALGGQPLDNIIFANTGSEAVEAALKLARIATGRRRILAFRHAYHGRSPGALSVSHGYERHGALLTDGQSTFVDVGDLQAVEAALASGVHAAAIIEPVQGEGGIRPVSPAFLQALRELTRAHGVRLILDEIQTGLGRTGQLVCPVVPDIRLLGKVLGGGMFPVAAALFDTSQFGTAARDPVVHASSFAGSPMAGAVVNAVLDVVTEASFATRIATLGARCRELLAARIGHHPAVAEIRGEGFMLGVEFKDMSDAGQMIIEAAKRKLLIAFCLTAPNVVRVYPPAVIDEATLMDGIERFCASVAALPARDTTPSKEPLANA, from the coding sequence ATGAACCAGAACATGACCACCGGGCGCAAGAACGCCTTCGCTGACCGCTACGGCACCGTCTTCGGCCGCCAGCAGGGGCTGATGCTCAAGATGGCCGGGCTCGCGAGTTCCGAGTGCGGCGCGAGCGGCGCCTGGATCGAGGACAGCGCGGGCGCGCACTGGCTCGACTTCGGCTCGTTCGGTGTGCACCTGCTGGGCCATTGCCATCCGCAGGTGGTGCAGGCGCTGACGGCGCAGGCCGGGCGCATGGGCCTGTCCTCGAAGATCCTGGCCAACGAGCCGATCGTGACCGCGGCCGAGCGTCTGCTCGCGCTGGGTGGCCAGCCGCTGGACAACATCATCTTTGCCAACACCGGCTCCGAGGCGGTGGAGGCGGCGCTCAAGCTCGCGCGCATCGCTACCGGCCGCCGGCGCATCCTCGCGTTCCGTCATGCCTACCACGGGCGTTCGCCCGGCGCGCTGAGCGTGAGCCATGGCTACGAGCGTCACGGCGCCTTGCTGACCGACGGGCAATCGACCTTCGTCGACGTCGGCGACCTGCAGGCCGTCGAAGCCGCGCTGGCCAGCGGTGTCCATGCGGCCGCGATCATCGAGCCGGTGCAGGGCGAAGGCGGCATTCGCCCCGTGAGCCCGGCCTTTCTGCAGGCATTGCGCGAACTGACGCGTGCCCATGGCGTGCGGCTCATCCTCGACGAGATCCAGACCGGACTCGGCCGCACAGGCCAGCTGGTGTGCCCGGTCGTGCCCGACATCCGCCTGCTGGGCAAGGTGCTCGGCGGCGGCATGTTCCCGGTGGCCGCGGCACTGTTCGACACCTCGCAGTTCGGCACCGCCGCGCGCGACCCGGTGGTGCATGCGTCCTCCTTCGCGGGCAGCCCGATGGCAGGCGCCGTGGTCAATGCGGTGCTCGACGTGGTCACCGAGGCGTCTTTCGCAACCCGCATCGCCACGCTGGGCGCCCGCTGCCGCGAACTGCTCGCCGCGCGCATCGGCCACCACCCGGCGGTGGCGGAAATCCGCGGCGAGGGTTTCATGCTCGGCGTCGAGTTCAAGGACATGAGCGACGCCGGCCAGATGATCATCGAAGCGGCCAAGCGCAAGCTGCTGATCGCCTTCTGCCTCACGGCACCGAACGTCGTGCGGGTGTACCCGCCGGCGGTCATCGACGAAGCCACGCTGATGGACGGCATCGAGCGCTTCTGCGCCAGCGTTGCCGCACTTCCCGCCCGCGACACCACGCCCTCGAAGGAGCCTCTCGCCAATGCCTGA
- a CDS encoding fatty acid desaturase family protein: protein MTAAGMGTTIGGQPMRLPFGPQTLQALATLQPWRCAAQIFTQWLVCALAIALAEQLKQWPMTVAAMLVIATRQHAMLVLMHDAAHCLLARNRRLNDIVGNLLLAFPLTVSVARYRAHHFRHHRYLNGEGDPDLADSEIPATRGRFLALLLRDASGLTTLATLRSANSFGMLGLFSKESPGTRLDRGLAVSFVAAVTVLVAGFGAWREFILYWLLPILLFMPAILRVRGIAEHGGRLGNPAPTAARSLRVGWIERFLWAPCHINRHWEHHSCPAVPSYKLPQLSRLLAAGDAGCAAANPTLGYFIGPRSLIHELYPAERPAPGRATAPEKGMHGPHGK from the coding sequence ATGACCGCGGCAGGCATGGGCACCACGATCGGCGGGCAGCCGATGCGCCTGCCCTTCGGGCCGCAGACGCTGCAGGCGCTCGCCACTCTTCAGCCGTGGCGCTGCGCTGCGCAGATCTTCACGCAGTGGCTGGTGTGCGCGCTGGCCATCGCGCTGGCGGAGCAGTTGAAGCAGTGGCCGATGACCGTCGCCGCGATGCTGGTCATTGCCACGCGGCAGCACGCCATGCTGGTGCTGATGCACGACGCGGCGCACTGCCTGCTCGCGCGCAACCGCCGGCTCAACGACATCGTCGGCAACCTGCTGCTCGCCTTTCCGCTGACCGTCAGCGTGGCGCGCTACCGTGCGCATCATTTCAGGCACCACCGCTATCTGAACGGCGAAGGCGACCCCGACCTCGCGGACTCGGAGATCCCCGCCACGCGCGGCCGGTTCCTCGCGCTGCTGCTGCGCGATGCCTCGGGGCTCACCACCCTCGCGACCCTGCGCTCGGCCAACAGCTTCGGCATGCTGGGCCTGTTCTCGAAAGAATCTCCGGGCACCCGGCTCGACCGCGGCCTGGCGGTGTCTTTCGTCGCGGCGGTGACCGTGCTCGTGGCCGGGTTCGGCGCGTGGCGCGAGTTCATCCTGTACTGGCTGCTGCCCATCCTGCTGTTCATGCCGGCGATCCTGCGCGTGCGCGGCATCGCGGAGCACGGCGGGCGGCTCGGCAATCCGGCCCCTACCGCGGCGCGCAGCCTGCGGGTCGGATGGATCGAACGTTTTCTCTGGGCGCCCTGCCACATCAACCGCCACTGGGAACACCACAGCTGCCCCGCCGTTCCCAGCTACAAGCTGCCGCAGCTCTCTCGCCTTTTGGCGGCGGGCGATGCGGGGTGCGCGGCCGCCAACCCGACCTTGGGCTACTTCATCGGCCCGCGCTCGCTCATCCACGAGCTCTACCCGGCCGAGCGACCGGCACCGGGGCGCGCCACTGCGCCGGAGAAAGGCATGCATGGTCCTCACGGGAAGTGA
- a CDS encoding dCTP deaminase — MRDAGSIVIEPFDERQIEQNSYGCCLGAEILEYSSDQIDPHLGLQVIRHTIPEEGLVLHPHRFYLGQTAERIGGVHFATELYANLSTALCGMFIQTSAPLGHTGAVICWTLEIVVTQPLRVYAGARIGKVCFWTNLGGELKYQGRYVGSEGVVPSRIIMDQK, encoded by the coding sequence ATGCGCGACGCCGGCTCGATCGTCATCGAGCCCTTCGACGAGCGCCAGATCGAGCAGAACTCGTACGGTTGCTGCCTGGGCGCGGAGATCCTCGAATACAGCTCGGACCAGATCGATCCGCACCTGGGGCTGCAGGTGATCCGCCACACCATCCCCGAAGAGGGGCTGGTGCTACACCCCCATCGCTTCTACCTCGGCCAGACGGCGGAGCGCATCGGTGGCGTGCACTTTGCCACCGAGCTCTACGCCAATCTCTCGACCGCCCTGTGCGGCATGTTCATTCAGACCAGCGCCCCGCTCGGCCACACGGGCGCGGTGATCTGCTGGACCCTGGAGATCGTCGTCACCCAGCCGCTGCGCGTCTATGCCGGCGCGCGCATTGGCAAGGTTTGCTTCTGGACCAACCTCGGCGGAGAACTGAAGTATCAGGGCCGCTACGTGGGTTCGGAAGGCGTTGTTCCCTCGCGAATCATCATGGACCAAAAATGA
- a CDS encoding dCTP deaminase — protein MILTGTEISRRVHNGDITIAPFLSKNVNPNSYNFRLAADMKVYQEGVIDIKEEKPTDDVHIGPEGLVLEPMRLYLATTMETMGSTKFVPTYAARSSIARLGMFINLSASLGDIGFVGKWTIQLLAINRIRVYAGMDIGQMMFWDVQGDIELYDGKYQGATEAYASRIFMDYQKKARPAPMPAPAQPLEIIDARAAELDGV, from the coding sequence ATGATCCTTACCGGCACCGAAATCTCCCGACGCGTTCACAACGGCGACATCACCATCGCGCCGTTCCTCTCGAAGAACGTCAATCCCAACAGCTACAACTTCAGGCTGGCCGCCGATATGAAGGTGTACCAGGAGGGCGTGATCGACATCAAGGAGGAGAAACCTACCGACGACGTCCACATCGGCCCCGAGGGCTTGGTGCTGGAGCCGATGCGGCTCTACCTCGCGACCACCATGGAAACCATGGGCAGCACCAAATTCGTGCCGACCTACGCGGCGCGCTCCTCCATTGCACGGCTGGGCATGTTCATCAACCTCTCGGCTTCGCTCGGCGACATCGGCTTCGTCGGCAAGTGGACCATCCAGCTGCTGGCCATCAACCGCATCCGCGTCTATGCCGGCATGGACATTGGGCAGATGATGTTCTGGGACGTGCAAGGCGACATCGAACTTTACGACGGGAAGTACCAGGGCGCGACCGAGGCCTATGCCTCGCGCATCTTCATGGACTACCAGAAGAAGGCCCGGCCGGCTCCCATGCCCGCGCCGGCGCAGCCGCTGGAGATCATCGACGCGCGCGCCGCCGAGCTCGACGGCGTGTAG
- a CDS encoding DUF6001 family protein → MNYTDFVTANAGAFLRSRNIGFDMLATLAREQGFDGAQVLLTSSPVHGIATATSDIDLICVTPQAVSKGQMATQIHRDGQHCEILPIGADDLAQAFSDLALLSRCSLPQRLAGYQRWDSGHAVRKKYLERIVYAVATDGRAHHIAHLPALVPVVAAQEYDAFHQGRVCAMLAERAGELDAARGYLINACLSAMAAALSLGGWVLSNKKWTLRRWREAAGPRMRVVDALLQERLTAMWSSVCELAPAATTQEIAALDEIDRRLGLLLGAPSLSGAMPHTTAPCTQAALDKRSAFLIGGDGRARLAATIEAQDAPADLASLATIATAHAASLLRSARSGTLNFSLVAANSSAEEKEDAHALAD, encoded by the coding sequence GTGAACTACACGGATTTCGTCACGGCCAATGCCGGTGCGTTCCTGCGCAGCCGGAACATCGGCTTCGACATGCTCGCGACACTGGCGCGCGAGCAAGGCTTCGACGGCGCGCAGGTGCTGCTCACGAGTTCGCCGGTGCACGGCATCGCTACCGCCACGAGCGACATCGACCTCATCTGCGTGACGCCGCAAGCCGTGAGCAAGGGCCAAATGGCCACGCAGATCCACCGCGACGGCCAGCATTGCGAGATCCTGCCGATAGGCGCCGACGACCTGGCGCAGGCCTTCTCCGATCTCGCGCTGCTGTCGCGGTGCTCCCTGCCGCAGCGCCTCGCGGGCTACCAGCGCTGGGACAGCGGCCATGCCGTGCGCAAGAAATATCTGGAGCGCATCGTCTACGCCGTGGCCACCGATGGCCGAGCGCACCATATCGCGCACCTGCCCGCGCTGGTCCCGGTCGTGGCCGCACAGGAATACGACGCCTTTCACCAGGGCCGCGTCTGCGCCATGCTAGCGGAGCGCGCCGGCGAGCTCGACGCCGCGCGCGGCTACCTGATCAACGCCTGCCTGTCTGCGATGGCGGCCGCGCTGTCGCTCGGCGGCTGGGTGCTGTCGAACAAGAAGTGGACCTTGCGACGCTGGCGCGAAGCGGCGGGTCCGCGCATGCGCGTGGTCGATGCGTTGCTGCAAGAGCGACTCACTGCGATGTGGTCGTCGGTTTGCGAACTGGCACCCGCCGCCACCACGCAAGAGATCGCCGCACTGGACGAGATCGACCGGCGGCTCGGCCTCCTGCTGGGCGCACCGTCGCTCTCCGGCGCAATGCCCCACACCACAGCCCCCTGCACGCAAGCTGCGCTCGACAAGCGCTCGGCCTTCCTGATCGGCGGCGACGGCCGTGCCCGGCTCGCTGCGACGATCGAGGCACAGGACGCACCGGCAGACCTCGCAAGCCTGGCCACCATCGCCACCGCGCATGCGGCCTCGCTGCTGCGCAGCGCACGCAGCGGCACACTGAATTTCTCGCTCGTGGCCGCCAATTCCTCCGCGGAAGAAAAGGAAGACGCCCATGCCCTCGCCGACTGA
- a CDS encoding HAD-IIA family hydrolase produces MALKALLIDIDGTLLFRGEAIAGANRALQEAAEAGLAVRLLTNISAKLPHHIAAGLQACGIDVAEDSIQTAGMACSAYIRRQPDTSCHLLVPDAMAALFEDMRRDDRRPDFVVIGDVAERFDYDLLNGIFRMLRDGAQLVVPHRNLYWFDGAGPPRLDAGAFILGLEAAAGQAAIVTGKPSAVFFQAALDALGVSAGEALVVGDDLLTDIAGARASGLASVLVRTGKGETPRAPDAAAPDTELQSIAGLMPYLHGAGLLAR; encoded by the coding sequence ATGGCACTGAAGGCGCTGCTGATCGACATCGACGGCACCCTGCTCTTTCGGGGCGAAGCCATCGCCGGTGCGAACCGGGCGCTGCAGGAGGCGGCGGAGGCGGGCCTCGCGGTGCGACTGCTGACCAATATCAGCGCCAAGCTGCCGCATCACATCGCCGCCGGGCTGCAGGCATGCGGCATCGATGTGGCCGAAGACAGCATCCAGACCGCGGGCATGGCCTGCAGCGCCTACATCCGCAGGCAGCCCGATACGTCGTGCCACCTGCTGGTGCCCGACGCCATGGCCGCCCTCTTCGAGGACATGCGGCGCGACGATCGCAGGCCCGACTTCGTCGTGATCGGCGACGTGGCGGAGCGCTTCGACTACGACCTGCTCAACGGGATCTTCCGCATGCTGCGCGACGGCGCGCAACTGGTGGTGCCGCACCGCAACCTCTACTGGTTCGACGGCGCCGGGCCGCCCCGGCTGGACGCCGGCGCGTTCATCCTCGGGCTGGAGGCCGCGGCCGGCCAGGCGGCCATCGTCACCGGCAAGCCCTCCGCGGTGTTCTTCCAGGCCGCGCTCGACGCCCTCGGCGTTTCCGCCGGCGAAGCGCTGGTGGTGGGCGATGACCTGCTCACCGACATCGCGGGCGCCAGGGCCTCGGGCCTTGCGAGCGTGCTGGTACGCACCGGCAAGGGCGAGACGCCGCGCGCACCGGACGCGGCAGCCCCCGACACGGAACTGCAGAGCATTGCCGGCCTGATGCCCTACCTGCACGGCGCTGGCCTTCTTGCACGCTGA
- a CDS encoding SDR family oxidoreductase has product MRVLLSGASGTVGIPLAAALLAHDADLRLLCVLRSAKARAALEESLAPALLQRVEFIEADLSNDASIDAAIASMAALATHGTPTVGVHLAADVSWDKSCEEMRQLNVQGTQNFARLLLATSTRPHMVYVSTAYTQTHDWDYRNGYEESKAMAERSLREGFGERLPVSTFSCSLVVGDSRTGEIARFNGLYPLIKFLATFNPPFLVGNKDGLLDIVPVDWVVAELHAMVLRCAADGMPRECVASAGSHRVRYETAVRLIEERIALARRRQGLPELAPVPILRDRQWGFLKRALAAWQPRGISRSDFRYFERLLRVYGIYASSDRVRPPLDVREPSPDPLGFLPGVVDHWIACHPRAVRPQAAATSTAQEQAA; this is encoded by the coding sequence ATGAGGGTGCTGCTCAGTGGTGCGAGCGGCACGGTCGGCATTCCGCTGGCCGCTGCCTTGCTGGCGCACGATGCCGACCTGCGCCTGCTCTGCGTGCTGCGTTCGGCAAAGGCGCGCGCGGCGCTCGAGGAAAGCCTGGCGCCCGCCCTGCTGCAACGCGTCGAATTCATCGAGGCCGACCTGTCGAACGACGCCTCCATCGACGCTGCGATTGCCTCGATGGCCGCGCTCGCCACGCACGGCACACCCACCGTCGGCGTTCACCTGGCCGCCGACGTGTCGTGGGACAAGAGCTGCGAGGAGATGCGGCAACTCAACGTGCAGGGCACGCAGAACTTCGCGCGCCTGCTGCTCGCAACATCGACACGGCCGCACATGGTCTATGTGTCGACCGCCTACACGCAGACGCACGACTGGGACTACCGCAATGGCTACGAAGAGAGCAAGGCCATGGCCGAGCGCAGCCTGCGCGAGGGGTTCGGCGAGCGCCTGCCGGTCTCGACCTTCAGCTGCAGCCTGGTGGTCGGCGACAGCCGCACCGGAGAGATCGCGCGCTTCAACGGGCTCTATCCGCTCATCAAGTTCCTTGCCACCTTCAACCCGCCCTTCCTCGTCGGCAACAAGGACGGCCTGCTCGACATCGTTCCCGTGGACTGGGTCGTCGCCGAGCTGCACGCGATGGTGCTGCGATGCGCGGCCGACGGCATGCCGCGCGAGTGCGTCGCCTCGGCTGGCTCCCACCGCGTGCGCTACGAAACCGCGGTGCGGCTCATCGAGGAGCGCATTGCGCTGGCACGCCGCCGCCAGGGCCTGCCCGAACTCGCGCCGGTGCCCATCCTGCGCGACCGGCAATGGGGTTTCCTGAAGCGCGCGCTGGCCGCGTGGCAGCCGCGGGGCATCTCGCGCTCGGATTTCCGCTACTTCGAGCGGCTGCTGCGCGTCTACGGCATCTATGCCAGCAGCGACCGCGTGCGGCCGCCGCTGGATGTGCGCGAGCCCTCGCCCGATCCGTTGGGCTTTCTGCCGGGCGTGGTCGACCACTGGATCGCATGCCATCCGCGCGCGGTGCGGCCGCAAGCCGCCGCTACGTCGACCGCGCAGGAGCAGGCCGCATGA
- a CDS encoding DUF6031 family protein: protein MPSPTEPKPPTVRGIRWFPRINAGYRFAAGEHVTSTISAAWLLMTELRAYIEDLAGARDIPDAAALVKIKIAELLLQVDAVLGRAAVPHEMHRLSLLMAYGLSDVAAMDGPTATRLIGLDAPTDGTEVDRLITVLEELLAAFPSDLVDALQPQNQGHVLRFLRSANKACERVGCDAGFLAPLMTSL, encoded by the coding sequence ATGCCCTCGCCGACTGAGCCGAAGCCCCCGACCGTGCGCGGCATCCGCTGGTTCCCGCGGATCAACGCGGGCTACCGGTTTGCCGCGGGCGAGCATGTCACCTCGACCATCAGCGCCGCCTGGCTGCTCATGACCGAACTGCGTGCCTACATCGAAGACCTGGCGGGCGCACGCGACATCCCGGATGCGGCGGCGCTCGTCAAGATCAAGATCGCGGAGTTGCTGCTGCAAGTGGATGCGGTGCTCGGCCGCGCCGCCGTGCCGCACGAGATGCATCGCCTATCGCTGCTCATGGCGTACGGATTGAGCGATGTGGCGGCAATGGACGGCCCCACCGCCACCCGGCTCATCGGGCTCGACGCGCCAACCGATGGCACGGAGGTCGACCGGCTCATCACCGTGCTCGAAGAACTGCTCGCGGCATTTCCGAGCGACCTCGTCGATGCGCTGCAACCCCAGAACCAAGGCCACGTACTGCGCTTCCTGCGCTCGGCCAACAAGGCTTGCGAGCGCGTCGGCTGCGATGCCGGATTCCTCGCGCCGTTGATGACTTCGCTATGA
- a CDS encoding alanine racemase → MQFATAVRATEFDAFYTFNPARLAHATRDFVEGFPGSVLYAVKANPLPQVISTVRAAGVAGFDVASIGEALLVQAEAPGARCWFMNPAKSRRDIERAWRELGLRDFVVDCTAELDKLLEVLPTREPSLRIYVRFHSGASDALYDLNSKFGASHEETLRLLQRIASQTAWSSGIAFHPGSQTISVEPYLNAMQTAARLIEQADAPVAALDIGGGFPARYDNMPMPPPAAMLARLGEFVTSSAALKRVELLCEPGRVLAYDCMSLFARIILRKDQALYCGAGIFGGLLPAQQFFQLPVRAWRGGEPIVVAAGDRREFVVFGPTCDSNDRLAFPYALPAHLQEGDWIEFQHVGAYSESVRCAFNGFTVDHLVTVEAHELD, encoded by the coding sequence ATGCAGTTCGCCACCGCCGTCCGCGCGACAGAGTTCGACGCGTTCTACACCTTCAACCCCGCCCGCCTCGCCCACGCGACGAGGGACTTCGTCGAGGGCTTTCCGGGCAGCGTGCTGTATGCGGTGAAGGCCAACCCCTTGCCGCAGGTGATCTCCACCGTCCGCGCCGCGGGCGTGGCAGGCTTCGACGTGGCCTCGATCGGCGAAGCCCTTCTCGTGCAGGCCGAGGCGCCGGGCGCACGCTGCTGGTTCATGAACCCCGCCAAGTCGCGCCGCGACATCGAGCGCGCCTGGCGCGAACTGGGGCTGCGGGATTTCGTGGTCGATTGCACCGCGGAGCTCGACAAGCTGCTCGAGGTGCTGCCCACACGGGAGCCTTCGCTGCGCATCTATGTGCGGTTTCACTCGGGCGCGTCGGACGCCCTCTACGACCTGAACAGCAAGTTCGGCGCTTCGCACGAAGAGACACTGCGCCTTCTCCAGCGCATTGCGTCGCAGACTGCGTGGTCGTCGGGCATCGCGTTCCACCCGGGCTCGCAGACGATCAGTGTCGAGCCCTACCTCAACGCAATGCAGACGGCCGCCAGGCTGATCGAACAGGCGGATGCCCCCGTGGCCGCGCTCGACATCGGTGGCGGCTTTCCGGCGCGCTACGACAACATGCCGATGCCGCCACCAGCCGCCATGCTTGCGCGGCTGGGCGAGTTCGTCACCTCGTCTGCAGCGCTGAAGCGTGTGGAGCTGTTGTGCGAACCGGGGCGCGTGCTGGCGTACGACTGCATGTCGCTCTTTGCGCGGATCATCCTTCGCAAAGACCAAGCGCTCTACTGCGGCGCCGGCATCTTCGGCGGGCTGCTGCCGGCGCAGCAGTTCTTCCAGCTGCCAGTGCGAGCATGGCGCGGCGGCGAGCCGATCGTTGTGGCGGCTGGCGACCGCCGCGAGTTCGTCGTCTTCGGCCCAACCTGCGACAGCAATGACCGACTTGCGTTTCCGTATGCTCTGCCCGCCCACCTGCAAGAAGGCGACTGGATCGAGTTCCAGCATGTGGGCGCCTATTCGGAAAGCGTGCGCTGCGCATTCAATGGCTTTACCGTCGATCACCTCGTGACGGTCGAAGCGCACGAGCTGGATTGA
- a CDS encoding aromatase/cyclase, which yields MPDVNSSLAMGPMDRELLWRTLCDFERYPDFMQDVLEVRVERRTATEIVSHWRVLLNGSELSWTERDLLTDDHRIVFEQTDGDLEVWQGQWRVLTAEDGSLSVELAVSFDLGIPSLAEVLHPIGERAIRANSRQMLEGIRTRVAAADGLLVGS from the coding sequence ATGCCTGACGTCAATTCCTCGCTCGCCATGGGTCCGATGGACCGCGAACTCCTCTGGCGCACGCTGTGCGACTTCGAGCGCTATCCGGACTTCATGCAGGACGTGCTCGAAGTGCGTGTCGAACGCCGCACTGCCACCGAGATCGTGAGCCACTGGCGCGTGCTGCTCAACGGCAGCGAGCTGTCGTGGACCGAGCGCGACCTGCTCACCGACGACCACCGCATCGTGTTCGAGCAGACCGACGGCGACCTGGAGGTGTGGCAGGGACAGTGGCGCGTGCTGACTGCCGAGGACGGCAGCCTGAGCGTGGAACTCGCCGTGAGCTTCGACCTCGGCATCCCGTCGCTGGCCGAGGTGCTGCACCCCATCGGCGAACGCGCCATCCGCGCCAACAGCCGCCAGATGCTGGAGGGCATCCGCACGCGAGTGGCCGCCGCCGACGGCCTGCTGGTCGGCTCATGA